The Nitrospirales bacterium genome includes a window with the following:
- a CDS encoding class I SAM-dependent methyltransferase: MTNSILTSKVFPLTPSPSWLKTLPSKDYWSTPFAKSLLSKLDLSQGISILDVACGSGVPSFYLADRVGPTGRIVGIDIHEAQLRQARAYQGLSFPWLEFRQGDVRSLPTDLPQFDRITGNLAFMFFRPHRKKALQQLVSFLKRGGQVVLTFPSRGTFDSLWKRVEKAMTEQGLMKERHAFRAYQDERPSASDASQWLHEIGLERVEVEEQPLDVPTGSGEAFLHHPLLRAGFLDDVFECFADQSLAQNFMNAIADDVESFLPLTAQRCVMSGWRPLKSLPSAIA; this comes from the coding sequence ATGACGAATTCCATACTGACATCGAAAGTTTTCCCGCTCACTCCCTCTCCAAGCTGGCTCAAAACTCTACCTTCGAAAGACTATTGGTCAACCCCTTTTGCAAAAAGTTTACTATCAAAGTTGGACCTCTCTCAGGGCATCTCCATCCTGGACGTCGCTTGTGGAAGTGGCGTTCCGAGCTTCTACCTGGCAGATCGTGTCGGGCCAACTGGTCGGATCGTCGGAATTGATATTCACGAAGCCCAGCTCAGGCAAGCACGTGCATATCAAGGGCTCTCCTTCCCCTGGCTTGAGTTCCGCCAAGGTGATGTTCGCTCCCTTCCCACCGATCTTCCCCAATTTGATCGAATCACAGGAAACCTGGCCTTTATGTTTTTTCGTCCACATAGGAAGAAAGCCCTCCAGCAACTCGTCTCATTCCTGAAACGAGGAGGTCAGGTGGTGTTAACATTTCCCTCCCGAGGGACATTTGATTCACTCTGGAAACGTGTCGAAAAGGCAATGACAGAGCAGGGACTCATGAAGGAACGTCACGCCTTTAGAGCGTATCAAGACGAGCGACCGTCCGCCAGTGACGCCAGCCAATGGCTCCATGAAATCGGCCTGGAACGGGTCGAAGTCGAAGAACAGCCATTAGACGTCCCGACAGGTTCTGGCGAAGCATTCTTGCACCACCCGTTATTGCGCGCAGGCTTTCTGGATGATGTCTTCGAATGTTTCGCAGATCAGAGTCTGGCTCAAAATTTCATGAACGCGATCGCCGATGATGTCGAGAGTTTTCTGCCTTTAACTGCGCAACGTTGTGTGATGTCAGGGTGGAGACCTCTAAAGTCCCTTCCATCTGCCATCGCTTAA
- a CDS encoding cytochrome-c peroxidase produces MSACESDLSESSHPLSHSSLIRPVSPEIPNEPIQPIPTSWALDSRKVALGEKLFSDPRLSHSNTVACASCHNLEAGGTDQAFRSIGIGGALGDINTPTVYNSGLNVRQFWDGRAHTLEDQIEGPIQHSKEMGSTWQEIIHKLKTDPMYVEIFEALYHDGISRDTIKHAIATFERSLLTPNSRFDRYLQGNHSVLTEQEKQGYALFKEYGCSACHQGANVGGNMFQKFGVTGDYYKEQRYGQKDKNSKEPSITHDSHRHQNRLYKVPSLRMAVLTPPYFHDGSASTLEQAVRVMAQYQLGRSLNQEQIDAIVAFLYTLPGTYKGKQL; encoded by the coding sequence ATGAGCGCGTGTGAATCGGATCTGAGCGAATCAAGCCATCCGCTTTCTCACTCATCATTGATTCGACCGGTTAGTCCAGAAATCCCGAATGAACCGATCCAACCAATCCCGACAAGCTGGGCCTTGGATTCACGAAAAGTCGCATTGGGAGAAAAATTGTTCTCTGACCCTCGCTTATCACACAGCAACACCGTCGCTTGCGCCAGTTGCCATAACTTAGAAGCCGGAGGAACAGATCAAGCGTTCCGATCCATCGGCATCGGGGGAGCCTTGGGGGATATTAATACGCCTACCGTCTATAACAGCGGACTCAATGTCCGACAATTTTGGGATGGACGAGCTCATACATTGGAAGATCAAATCGAAGGCCCGATCCAGCATTCGAAAGAAATGGGATCCACATGGCAAGAAATCATTCACAAACTAAAAACCGACCCAATGTATGTCGAGATATTCGAGGCTTTGTATCATGACGGCATTTCCCGGGATACGATCAAGCATGCCATTGCGACCTTCGAACGATCACTACTGACTCCCAACTCACGATTTGATCGATACTTACAAGGAAATCACTCGGTTCTCACTGAACAGGAAAAGCAGGGCTACGCCCTCTTTAAGGAGTACGGCTGTTCGGCTTGCCACCAAGGCGCCAACGTTGGCGGGAACATGTTTCAAAAATTTGGTGTGACCGGGGATTATTACAAAGAGCAACGGTACGGTCAGAAGGACAAAAACTCTAAGGAGCCTTCAATCACCCATGACTCCCATAGACATCAGAATCGACTCTATAAGGTTCCCAGTTTGCGCATGGCAGTCTTGACGCCGCCGTACTTTCATGATGGATCTGCCTCAACATTAGAACAAGCCGTTCGGGTCATGGCCCAATATCAACTGGGGCGATCACTGAACCAAGAGCAAATCGATGCCATCGTGGCCTTCCTCTACACACTCCCGGGCACATACAAGGGGAAGCAACTGTGA